In Microvenator marinus, one genomic interval encodes:
- a CDS encoding serine/threonine-protein kinase, which translates to MSDLTPTVGPGTILAERYELIDEIGRGGFGMVYRAKQLNMDREVAVKLLPPNFMAIPDVVERFKREAQLASRLRHPNTITLHDYGSHENVLYIVMELLTGEDLADVLKRDGKLPVKRAIKIARQVLKSLSEAHEQGIVHRDLKPENVFLSIVGEDTDVVKVLDFGIAKLASPRPEDAHDEKNRALTISGSTVGTPTYMSPEQAAGEEVTGQSDLYTLGVILYEMINGRPPFHNRDPVKVMRSHLFDDVPPMRIKELEGSVIERVIRKALEKELPDRFQNANEFLLALAGEPVARPKVQGVELRKLEELSAPSSEAEEDVFHQTLQFVDSQRKSADEIPFDSLKNGSHLTPPPAAIVAQGSTTSSSIIRVIEAAQDDEVIVLTTRKEPTPSGAGDSHERIQRVDTSMVASQPLTTPQQGTAAVVPEDGWQWGESVPTGDHPAQSSDFSAISTRPPIWPFVLGVLVLLAALFFFVPALRALLPF; encoded by the coding sequence ATGTCCGACCTAACTCCTACAGTGGGCCCGGGGACTATCCTCGCTGAGCGTTACGAACTGATTGATGAAATCGGTCGTGGCGGCTTTGGCATGGTCTATCGAGCAAAGCAGTTGAACATGGACCGCGAGGTCGCGGTGAAGTTGCTACCGCCCAACTTCATGGCAATCCCTGACGTTGTGGAGCGTTTTAAGCGCGAAGCCCAGCTCGCAAGTCGGCTCAGACACCCCAACACCATCACCCTTCACGACTACGGTAGCCACGAGAACGTGCTCTATATCGTGATGGAACTACTGACCGGTGAAGACCTGGCTGACGTGCTGAAGCGAGACGGAAAGCTCCCGGTGAAGCGCGCGATAAAGATTGCGCGGCAGGTGCTCAAGAGCCTTTCGGAGGCGCACGAACAAGGGATTGTTCACCGAGACCTGAAGCCGGAAAACGTGTTCCTGAGCATCGTCGGGGAAGATACCGACGTCGTCAAAGTCCTCGATTTTGGTATCGCAAAGCTCGCCTCTCCGCGCCCCGAAGACGCGCATGACGAGAAGAACCGCGCGTTGACCATTTCAGGCTCTACGGTGGGAACGCCCACCTACATGTCTCCGGAACAGGCTGCTGGTGAGGAAGTCACAGGACAAAGCGACCTCTACACGCTGGGCGTGATCCTCTACGAGATGATCAACGGGCGACCGCCCTTCCACAACCGAGACCCCGTCAAAGTCATGAGATCTCATCTCTTTGATGATGTTCCTCCCATGAGGATCAAAGAACTCGAAGGGAGCGTCATCGAGAGAGTCATCCGCAAGGCTCTTGAAAAGGAACTCCCCGACCGGTTCCAAAACGCCAATGAATTTCTTCTAGCCTTGGCCGGCGAACCGGTCGCAAGACCCAAAGTGCAAGGAGTGGAGCTTCGCAAGCTCGAAGAACTTTCAGCGCCAAGCTCCGAGGCTGAAGAGGACGTTTTTCATCAGACTCTTCAGTTCGTAGATTCCCAGCGCAAATCCGCAGACGAGATTCCTTTTGATTCACTCAAAAATGGGTCACATCTAACGCCACCACCCGCAGCAATTGTGGCGCAGGGCTCCACCACCTCATCCTCAATCATCAGGGTGATTGAAGCGGCTCAAGATGACGAAGTCATCGTTTTGACTACTCGCAAGGAACCTACCCCAAGTGGCGCGGGTGATTCACACGAACGTATTCAGCGGGTAGACACCTCAATGGTCGCCTCACAGCCGCTGACAACCCCACAACAGGGAACAGCTGCCGTGGTTCCAGAGGACGGTTGGCAATGGGGCGAAAGCGTCCCCACTGGCGACCATCCAGCACAGAGTTCGGACTTTTCGGCGATCTCAACACGTCCTCCAATCTGGCCGTTTGTCTTAGGTGTTCTTGTACTCCTTGCCGCGCTCTTCTTTTTCGTGCCAGCGCTACGGGCTCTTCTCCCCTTCTAA
- a CDS encoding N-6 DNA methylase codes for MSSNLSDFVCSVSEVGVPIESFEIERADRLFAQKDRKRGGIYFTPRSLAERMLAHLGGCDGTVVDISCGSGELLLAALRHGASGVYGVEIEPESALVAATRLAIEFPDADVFIEWGDGLLPRQIEDVGAVVGNPPYLGEKGNREFFQSVRHAYPDLAAIHAARMDLAYFFIARSAAIADGKPLVLLTSEYWLQADSAAKLRSYLCELAPPTTLETLGAENFDDAPGHHSLIFVSQAGKPPLFQNGDAWNRGEIAVPESHVSLEVLCLDRQGFVSGADRVDGKSCFLRDDVEGAWSGAIRPVLRSSLCAANRVFLVAPQTPQVIWIDEELNPDDVEFVSEWLGGARTRLEGRREVQNGMPWYRLHWPRRREEMVGPKLVVPRRAPEPRFCLDLSGSAISSDCTYLVAPPEVEEPVEYLIRLMLALNSPWVSKWLECNGKRKGKMFEFYSTPLRSLPVEPLKDFSERARLGLSQVLESKEAFVDLR; via the coding sequence GTGAGTTCGAACCTTTCGGATTTTGTATGTTCGGTGAGTGAAGTTGGCGTTCCGATTGAGTCCTTCGAGATTGAACGCGCTGATCGACTTTTTGCCCAGAAAGACCGAAAACGTGGAGGGATTTACTTCACACCTCGGTCTCTCGCTGAGCGCATGTTGGCTCATTTGGGGGGCTGCGATGGGACGGTTGTCGATATTTCATGCGGTTCGGGCGAACTGCTTCTTGCCGCTCTGAGACACGGCGCTAGTGGCGTTTATGGGGTTGAGATTGAGCCGGAGAGCGCTCTTGTGGCTGCAACTCGATTGGCGATTGAGTTTCCAGACGCCGATGTGTTTATCGAGTGGGGCGATGGCCTTTTGCCGAGGCAGATAGAGGACGTTGGGGCCGTGGTAGGAAATCCTCCATATCTCGGCGAAAAGGGAAACCGTGAGTTCTTTCAGAGCGTGCGCCACGCCTACCCCGACCTCGCCGCGATTCACGCTGCGCGGATGGACCTCGCGTACTTCTTCATCGCAAGGAGTGCTGCAATCGCTGACGGAAAGCCACTCGTTCTCTTGACGAGTGAGTATTGGCTGCAAGCGGATAGCGCCGCGAAGTTGAGAAGCTATCTATGTGAACTTGCTCCTCCCACAACGTTGGAAACTCTAGGAGCGGAGAATTTCGATGATGCCCCCGGCCATCATTCGCTCATCTTTGTCAGTCAAGCTGGAAAGCCGCCACTCTTTCAGAACGGAGACGCCTGGAACAGGGGGGAAATAGCAGTTCCGGAATCTCATGTGTCACTTGAGGTGCTTTGCCTCGATCGCCAAGGTTTTGTGAGTGGGGCGGACAGAGTTGATGGGAAATCCTGCTTTTTGAGAGATGACGTGGAAGGGGCGTGGTCAGGGGCTATTCGGCCAGTATTGCGGTCGAGTCTGTGTGCGGCAAATCGGGTTTTTTTGGTCGCGCCTCAAACGCCGCAGGTTATCTGGATTGATGAAGAGCTGAATCCCGATGACGTTGAATTTGTATCTGAATGGTTGGGCGGCGCGCGCACGAGACTTGAGGGACGGCGCGAAGTTCAGAACGGCATGCCGTGGTATCGGCTTCACTGGCCGCGCAGGCGCGAGGAGATGGTAGGGCCAAAACTCGTGGTGCCCCGGCGTGCTCCGGAGCCAAGATTTTGTCTAGATCTTTCGGGAAGTGCGATATCGAGTGATTGCACCTATCTCGTGGCGCCACCCGAAGTAGAAGAACCCGTGGAGTACTTGATTCGGCTGATGTTGGCTTTGAATTCCCCTTGGGTTTCCAAGTGGTTGGAGTGCAATGGCAAACGCAAGGGCAAGATGTTTGAGTTCTATTCGACACCGCTTCGCTCGTTGCCGGTGGAGCCTTTGAAGGATTTTTCGGAGCGTGCCCGCCTTGGACTGAGTCAAGTGCTCGAAAGCAAAGAAGCGTTTGTCGATCTGCGTTGA